In Burkholderia contaminans, the following proteins share a genomic window:
- the aspS gene encoding aspartate--tRNA ligase, giving the protein MSMRTEYCGLVTEHLLGQTVSLCGWVQRRRDHGGVIFIDLRDREGLVQVVCDPDRAEMFATAEGVRNEFCVQIKGLVRNRPEGTVNAGLKSGKIEVLCHELNVLNASVTPPFQLDDDNLSETTRLTHRVLDLRRPQMQHNLRLRYRVAIEARKYLDEQGFIDIETPMLTKSTPEGARDYLVPSRVNAGQFFALPQSPQLFKQLLMVANFDRYYQITKCFRDEDLRADRQPEFTQIDCETSFLGEQEIRDLFEDMIRHIFKTTIDVELDAKFPVMPYSEAMARFGSDKPDLRVQLEFTELTDAMKDVDFKVFSTPANAKDGRVAALRVPKGGELSRGDIDGYTEFVRIYGAKGLAWIKVNEKAKGRDGLQSPIVKNLHDASIAAILERTGAEDGDIIFFAADRAKVVNDSLGALRLKIGHSEFGKANGLVQAGWKPLWVVDFPMFEYDDEDARYVAAHHPFTSPKDEHLEYLETDPGRCLAKAYDMVLNGWEIGGGSVRIHREEVQSKVFRALKIGAEEAQLKFGFLLDALQYGAPPHGGIAFGLDRIVTMMAGADSIRDVIAFPKTQRAQDLLTQAPSPVDERQLRELHIRLRQPEQPKA; this is encoded by the coding sequence ATGTCGATGCGTACTGAATACTGCGGTCTCGTGACCGAACACCTGCTGGGCCAAACCGTGTCGCTGTGCGGCTGGGTGCAGCGCCGCCGCGATCACGGCGGTGTGATCTTCATCGACCTGCGCGATCGTGAAGGCCTCGTGCAGGTGGTGTGCGACCCGGATCGTGCGGAAATGTTCGCGACCGCCGAAGGCGTGCGCAACGAGTTCTGCGTGCAGATCAAGGGCCTCGTGCGCAACCGTCCGGAAGGCACGGTCAACGCCGGCCTGAAGAGCGGCAAGATCGAAGTGCTGTGCCACGAACTGAACGTGCTGAACGCGTCGGTCACGCCGCCGTTCCAGCTCGACGACGACAACCTGTCGGAAACGACGCGCCTCACGCACCGTGTGCTCGACCTGCGCCGTCCGCAAATGCAGCACAACCTGCGCCTGCGCTACCGCGTCGCGATCGAAGCGCGCAAGTACCTCGACGAGCAGGGTTTCATCGACATCGAAACGCCGATGCTGACGAAGAGCACGCCGGAAGGCGCGCGCGACTACCTCGTGCCGTCGCGCGTGAACGCAGGCCAGTTCTTCGCGCTGCCGCAGTCGCCGCAGCTGTTCAAGCAGCTGCTGATGGTCGCGAACTTCGACCGTTACTACCAGATCACCAAGTGCTTCCGCGACGAAGACCTCCGTGCCGACCGTCAGCCGGAATTCACGCAGATCGACTGCGAAACGTCGTTCCTCGGCGAGCAGGAAATCCGTGACCTGTTCGAAGACATGATCCGTCACATCTTCAAGACGACGATCGACGTCGAGCTCGACGCAAAATTCCCGGTGATGCCGTACTCGGAAGCGATGGCGCGTTTCGGTTCGGACAAGCCGGACCTGCGCGTGCAGCTCGAATTCACCGAGCTGACCGACGCGATGAAGGACGTCGATTTCAAGGTGTTCAGCACGCCGGCCAACGCGAAGGACGGCCGTGTCGCGGCACTGCGCGTGCCGAAGGGCGGCGAGCTGTCGCGTGGCGACATCGACGGCTACACCGAATTCGTGCGCATCTACGGCGCGAAGGGCCTCGCATGGATCAAGGTCAACGAGAAGGCGAAGGGCCGTGACGGCCTGCAGAGCCCGATCGTCAAGAACCTGCACGACGCATCGATCGCGGCGATCCTCGAGCGCACCGGCGCGGAAGACGGCGACATCATCTTCTTCGCGGCCGACCGCGCGAAGGTCGTCAACGACAGCCTCGGCGCGCTGCGCCTGAAGATCGGTCATTCGGAATTCGGCAAGGCGAACGGCCTCGTCCAGGCCGGCTGGAAGCCGCTGTGGGTCGTCGACTTCCCGATGTTCGAATACGACGACGAAGATGCACGCTACGTCGCGGCTCACCACCCGTTCACGAGCCCGAAGGACGAGCACCTCGAGTACCTCGAGACGGATCCGGGCCGTTGCCTCGCGAAGGCCTACGACATGGTGCTGAACGGCTGGGAAATCGGCGGCGGCTCGGTGCGTATCCATCGCGAGGAAGTGCAGAGCAAGGTGTTCCGTGCACTGAAGATCGGTGCGGAAGAAGCGCAACTGAAGTTCGGCTTCCTGCTGGACGCGCTGCAGTACGGCGCGCCGCCGCACGGCGGTATCGCATTCGGTCTCGACCGCATCGTCACGATGATGGCCGGCGCCGATTCGATCCGCGACGTGATCGCGTTCCCGAAGACGCAGCGTGCGCAGGATCTGCTCACGCAGGCGCCGAGCCCGGTCGACGAGCGTCAGCTGCGCGAACTGCACATCCGTCTGCGTCAGCCGGAACAGCCGAAGGCGTAA
- a CDS encoding DUF502 domain-containing protein: MMKKTTLKTVFLTGLLVLVPLAITLWVLGLIIGTMDQTLLLLPESWQPERLLGFHLPGIGAVLTLAFIFVVGLATQNFIGQKLVTWWNAVVRHIPVVGPIYTSVKQVSDTLLSSSGNAFRKALLIEYPRRGSYTIAFLTGTPGGDVLNHLTEEYVSVYIPTTPNPTSGFFLMLPKSEVIELDMSVDAALKYIVSMGVVAPPAPAPAPARRPVEPPL, from the coding sequence ATGATGAAAAAGACGACCCTGAAAACGGTGTTCCTGACCGGCTTGCTGGTTCTCGTCCCGCTCGCGATCACGCTGTGGGTGCTCGGCCTCATCATCGGCACGATGGACCAGACGCTGCTCCTGCTGCCCGAATCGTGGCAGCCCGAGCGGCTGCTCGGCTTCCATCTGCCGGGGATCGGCGCGGTGCTGACGCTCGCGTTCATCTTCGTCGTCGGGCTGGCCACGCAGAACTTCATCGGCCAGAAGCTCGTCACGTGGTGGAACGCCGTGGTGCGTCACATCCCGGTCGTCGGGCCGATCTACACGAGCGTCAAGCAGGTGTCGGACACGCTGCTGTCGAGCAGCGGCAACGCGTTCCGCAAGGCGCTGCTGATCGAATACCCGCGTCGCGGCTCGTATACGATCGCGTTTCTGACCGGCACGCCGGGCGGCGACGTGCTCAATCATCTGACGGAAGAATACGTGAGCGTCTATATCCCGACGACGCCGAACCCGACGTCGGGCTTCTTCCTGATGCTGCCGAAGAGCGAAGTCATCGAACTCGACATGTCGGTCGATGCCGCGCTCAAGTACATCGTCTCGATGGGCGTGGTGGCGCCCCCGGCGCCGGCTCCGGCGCCTGCACGCCGCCCCGTCGAGCCGCCGCTGTAA
- a CDS encoding FmdB family zinc ribbon protein: MPIYAYRCEACGFAKDVLQKMSDAPLSQCPECGKDAFRKQVTAAGFQLKGSGWYVTDFRGGSGGTSAPATASGDAAPAGATEAAPAAAAPAASSSSESTTTSAAPAPAAAPAASS, from the coding sequence ATGCCGATCTACGCCTATCGATGCGAAGCGTGTGGTTTCGCGAAGGACGTGCTCCAGAAGATGAGCGACGCGCCGCTGTCGCAGTGCCCGGAATGCGGGAAGGATGCCTTTCGCAAGCAGGTTACTGCGGCGGGCTTCCAGCTGAAGGGTTCGGGTTGGTATGTCACCGATTTCCGCGGCGGTTCGGGCGGCACCAGCGCGCCGGCAACGGCGTCGGGCGACGCAGCCCCGGCTGGCGCAACGGAAGCCGCGCCCGCTGCGGCCGCGCCGGCTGCATCGAGCAGTTCCGAAAGCACGACGACGAGCGCCGCGCCCGCCCCGGCTGCAGCGCCCGCCGCCAGCAGTTGA
- a CDS encoding SAM-dependent methyltransferase produces the protein MADPKQPAIPSAADFTTRDPGNASFWDERFERGVTPWEFGGVPEGFSVFAHRLEPCAVLIPGCGSAQEAGWLAEAGWPVRAIDFAAQAVAAAKAQLGAHAEVVEQADFFAYRPPFDVQWVYERAFLCALPPAMRADYAARMAELLPADGLLAGYFFLMAKPKGPPFGIERAELDALLTPHFELVEDLPVTDSLPVFEGNERWLTWRRR, from the coding sequence ATGGCCGATCCGAAGCAACCCGCCATACCGTCAGCCGCCGATTTCACGACGCGCGATCCCGGCAACGCATCGTTCTGGGACGAGCGTTTCGAGCGTGGCGTGACGCCGTGGGAATTCGGTGGCGTGCCCGAGGGTTTCAGCGTGTTCGCGCATCGGCTCGAGCCGTGCGCGGTGCTGATTCCCGGCTGCGGCAGTGCGCAGGAGGCCGGGTGGCTGGCCGAAGCCGGCTGGCCCGTGCGTGCGATCGATTTCGCCGCGCAGGCGGTGGCTGCCGCGAAGGCGCAGCTCGGCGCGCACGCGGAAGTCGTCGAACAGGCCGATTTCTTTGCGTACCGGCCGCCGTTCGACGTGCAGTGGGTGTACGAGCGTGCGTTCCTGTGCGCGCTGCCGCCGGCCATGCGTGCCGACTATGCGGCGCGCATGGCCGAGCTGCTGCCTGCTGACGGATTGCTGGCCGGCTATTTCTTCCTGATGGCGAAACCGAAGGGGCCGCCGTTCGGAATCGAGCGTGCCGAACTCGATGCGCTGCTCACGCCGCACTTCGAGCTGGTCGAGGATTTGCCTGTAACCGATTCGCTGCCCGTATTCGAAGGGAACGAGCGCTGGCTCACGTGGCGCCGCCGCTGA
- the ubiB gene encoding ubiquinone biosynthesis regulatory protein kinase UbiB — MRIFRFIKIVYTVIRFGLDEVMLSRIDDRRVKLLLRITTIGRRYSDPPAVRLRHALESLGPIFVKFGQVLSTRRDLLSVDFANELAKLQDQVPPFDSAVAIGIIEKSLGAPVDELFDEFEREPVASASIAQVHFAKLKQGQHAGKAVAVKVLRPNMLSVIDSDLALMRDIAIWTERMWADGRRLKPREVVAEFDKYLHDELDLMREAANGSQLRRNFAGLDLLLVPEMFWDFSTSQVLVMERMTGVPISQVETLRSAGVDIKKLAREGVEIFFTQVFRDGFFHADMHPGNIQVSLDPNTFGRYVALDFGIVGALSDFDKNYLAQNFLAFFKRDYHRVATLHLESGWVPPETRVEELESAIRAVCEPYFDRALKDISLGQVLMRLFSTSRRFNVEIQPQLVLLQKTMLNVEGLGRSLDPELDLWKTAKPYLERWMTEQIGLRGWYERFKVEAPQWSKTLPQLPRLIHHAMAARHDAPRAASEDLMRQVLVEQKRTNRLLQALLIFGLAVGVGALVARVLLALAYGT, encoded by the coding sequence ATGCGCATTTTCCGTTTCATCAAGATTGTCTACACCGTCATCCGCTTTGGTCTCGACGAAGTGATGCTGTCCCGGATCGACGACCGGCGCGTGAAGCTGCTGTTGCGGATCACGACGATTGGCCGCCGCTACTCCGATCCGCCTGCCGTGCGGCTGCGTCACGCGCTCGAAAGCCTCGGCCCGATCTTCGTGAAGTTCGGCCAGGTGCTGTCGACGCGCCGCGATCTGCTGTCGGTCGATTTCGCGAACGAACTCGCGAAGCTGCAGGACCAGGTGCCGCCGTTCGATTCGGCGGTCGCGATCGGGATCATCGAGAAGTCGCTCGGTGCGCCGGTCGACGAGCTGTTCGACGAATTCGAGCGCGAGCCGGTCGCGAGCGCGTCGATCGCGCAGGTGCATTTCGCGAAGCTCAAGCAGGGCCAGCACGCGGGCAAGGCCGTCGCCGTCAAGGTGCTGCGCCCGAACATGCTGTCCGTGATCGACTCCGACCTCGCGCTGATGCGCGACATCGCGATCTGGACCGAGCGCATGTGGGCCGATGGCCGGCGCTTGAAGCCGCGCGAGGTCGTCGCCGAATTCGACAAGTACCTGCACGACGAGCTCGACCTGATGCGCGAGGCCGCCAACGGCAGCCAGCTGCGCCGCAACTTCGCGGGCCTCGACCTGCTGCTCGTGCCCGAGATGTTCTGGGATTTCTCGACGTCGCAGGTGCTCGTGATGGAGCGCATGACCGGCGTGCCGATCAGCCAGGTCGAGACGCTACGTTCGGCCGGCGTCGACATCAAGAAGCTCGCGCGCGAAGGCGTCGAGATCTTCTTCACGCAGGTGTTCCGCGACGGCTTCTTCCACGCGGACATGCACCCGGGCAACATCCAGGTGAGCCTCGATCCGAACACGTTCGGCCGGTACGTCGCGCTCGATTTCGGGATCGTCGGCGCGTTGTCCGATTTCGACAAGAACTACCTCGCGCAGAACTTCCTCGCGTTCTTCAAGCGCGACTACCATCGCGTGGCGACGCTCCACCTCGAATCGGGCTGGGTGCCGCCCGAAACGCGCGTCGAGGAGCTCGAAAGCGCGATCCGCGCGGTGTGCGAGCCGTATTTCGACCGCGCGCTGAAGGACATCTCGCTCGGCCAGGTGCTGATGCGCCTGTTCTCGACGTCACGCCGCTTCAACGTCGAGATCCAGCCGCAACTGGTGCTGCTGCAAAAGACGATGCTGAACGTCGAGGGCCTCGGCCGTTCGCTCGACCCCGAGCTCGACCTGTGGAAGACCGCGAAACCGTACCTCGAGCGCTGGATGACCGAGCAGATCGGTCTGCGCGGCTGGTACGAGCGCTTCAAGGTCGAGGCGCCGCAGTGGAGCAAGACGCTGCCGCAACTGCCGCGCCTGATCCATCACGCGATGGCCGCGCGCCATGACGCGCCGCGGGCCGCGAGCGAAGACCTGATGCGCCAGGTCCTCGTCGAGCAGAAGCGGACGAACCGGCTGCTGCAGGCGCTGCTGATCTTCGGCCTCGCCGTCGGCGTCGGGGCGCTCGTCGCGCGTGTGCTGCTGGCGCTCGCGTACGGCACATGA
- a CDS encoding ubiquinone biosynthesis accessory factor UbiJ: protein MTFAAKPFAAAVNHLLARESWARDRLIPYSGKTARIDVPPVTLTLLVQPDGYLSAVDAHDAQQVDVSIALAGDTVAAFLQGGQAAVMKHVKIEGDAEFATQIAKLAEHLRWEPEEDLAKLVGDAAAHRIATVVRDAGARARRTGRNVLDSVAEYWLDENPQVVRRASLGGFDAELARARDALARVEKRVERLEQKIGARTGSDPRGAH from the coding sequence ATGACCTTTGCCGCCAAGCCTTTTGCTGCTGCTGTCAATCACCTGCTCGCCCGAGAATCGTGGGCGCGCGACCGCCTGATTCCCTATTCGGGCAAGACTGCCCGCATCGACGTGCCCCCCGTCACGCTCACGCTGCTGGTGCAGCCCGACGGCTATCTGTCGGCCGTCGACGCGCACGATGCGCAACAGGTCGACGTGTCGATCGCGCTTGCCGGCGACACGGTCGCCGCGTTCCTGCAGGGCGGCCAGGCGGCCGTGATGAAGCACGTGAAGATCGAGGGCGATGCGGAATTCGCGACGCAGATCGCGAAGCTGGCCGAGCACCTGCGCTGGGAACCTGAAGAAGATCTCGCGAAGCTGGTCGGCGACGCGGCGGCACACCGGATCGCGACGGTCGTGCGCGACGCCGGCGCGCGCGCGCGCCGCACCGGCCGCAACGTGCTCGATTCCGTCGCCGAATACTGGCTCGACGAGAACCCGCAAGTCGTCCGGCGCGCGTCGCTCGGCGGCTTCGACGCCGAGCTGGCGCGCGCACGCGATGCGCTCGCACGGGTCGAAAAGCGGGTCGAGCGACTCGAACAAAAAATCGGCGCGCGCACGGGTTCCGACCCGCGCGGCGCGCACTGA
- a CDS encoding Tim44 domain-containing protein, whose protein sequence is MFESRSLFNRSKPSKPWARRVGTLLMVGLLTAGTFASLDAEAKRMGGGRSIGRQNSTVTQRQATPPAQQPMQQAAPSQAQRANPAAPAPAAQPNRSRWLGPIAGLAAGLGIAALLSHFGLGGAFASMMANVIVIALLAAVGIWLIRKFMNRRRPQEPAYSVGGSASSSGGYSQSPSFQQGGTGSNYSGSGSSYANEAQGVFGGGAAATGAAAAAAAAPLQVPAGFDTEAFLRSSKVYFVRLQAAWDQGNLADIREFTTPEMFAEIKIDLDSRGNESNQTDVVQLDAELVAIEDRGIEQSASVRFHGLIRESANASATPFDEVWNLSKSGSQGWLLAGIQQINTH, encoded by the coding sequence ATGTTCGAATCGCGTTCGTTGTTCAACCGTAGCAAGCCGTCGAAGCCGTGGGCTCGACGGGTCGGCACGCTGCTGATGGTCGGCCTGCTCACGGCCGGCACGTTCGCATCGCTCGACGCCGAAGCCAAGCGCATGGGCGGCGGGCGCAGCATCGGCCGCCAGAACTCCACCGTCACGCAGCGCCAGGCCACGCCGCCCGCGCAGCAGCCGATGCAGCAGGCCGCGCCGTCGCAGGCGCAGCGTGCGAATCCGGCCGCGCCCGCGCCGGCCGCGCAGCCCAACCGCTCGCGCTGGCTCGGGCCGATCGCCGGCCTTGCGGCCGGTCTCGGCATCGCGGCGCTGCTGTCGCACTTCGGCCTGGGCGGCGCATTCGCGAGCATGATGGCGAACGTCATCGTGATCGCGCTGCTCGCGGCGGTCGGCATCTGGCTGATCCGCAAGTTCATGAACCGCCGTCGTCCGCAGGAGCCGGCCTACTCGGTCGGCGGCTCGGCGTCGTCGTCGGGCGGCTACTCGCAAAGCCCGTCGTTCCAGCAGGGCGGCACCGGCAGCAACTATTCGGGTAGCGGCAGCAGCTACGCGAACGAGGCGCAAGGCGTGTTCGGCGGCGGTGCCGCGGCCACCGGCGCGGCAGCGGCTGCTGCGGCAGCGCCGCTCCAGGTGCCGGCCGGCTTCGACACCGAAGCGTTCCTGCGCAGCTCGAAGGTCTATTTCGTGCGCCTGCAGGCCGCGTGGGACCAGGGCAACCTGGCCGACATCCGCGAGTTCACGACGCCGGAAATGTTCGCCGAGATCAAGATCGACCTCGATTCGCGCGGCAACGAGTCGAACCAGACCGACGTCGTGCAGCTCGACGCGGAACTGGTCGCGATCGAGGATCGCGGCATCGAGCAATCGGCGAGCGTGCGCTTCCACGGCCTGATCCGCGAATCGGCGAATGCGTCGGCCACGCCGTTCGACGAGGTGTGGAACCTGTCGAAGTCGGGCAGTCAGGGCTGGCTGCTCGCGGGCATCCAGCAGATCAACACGCACTGA
- the ubiE gene encoding bifunctional demethylmenaquinone methyltransferase/2-methoxy-6-polyprenyl-1,4-benzoquinol methylase UbiE, which translates to MSKTHFGFESVEENEKAKKVAGVFHSVASNYDLMNDLMSAGMHRAWKAFTIAQANVRPGFKVLDLAAGTGDLTRSFAKAAGPTGEVWHTDINESMLRVGRDRLLDKGIVTPSLLCDAEKIPFPDNYFDVVTVAFGLRNMTHKDAALAEMRRVTKPGGRVMVLEFSKVWDPLKKAYDLYSFKVLPWLGDKFAKDAESYRYLAESIRMHPDQDTLKTMMEQAGLDAVKYYNLSGGVVALHMGAKY; encoded by the coding sequence ATGAGCAAAACCCACTTCGGCTTCGAAAGCGTCGAGGAAAACGAAAAAGCGAAGAAAGTGGCGGGTGTGTTCCATTCGGTCGCGAGCAACTACGATCTGATGAACGACCTGATGTCGGCGGGCATGCACCGCGCGTGGAAGGCGTTCACGATCGCGCAGGCGAACGTGCGCCCCGGCTTCAAGGTGCTCGACCTTGCGGCCGGCACCGGCGACCTGACCCGGTCGTTCGCGAAGGCGGCCGGGCCGACGGGCGAGGTCTGGCACACGGACATCAACGAATCGATGCTGCGCGTCGGCCGCGACCGGCTGCTCGACAAGGGCATCGTGACGCCGTCGCTGCTGTGCGACGCGGAGAAAATTCCCTTTCCGGACAACTACTTCGATGTGGTCACGGTCGCGTTCGGGCTGCGCAACATGACGCACAAGGATGCCGCGCTGGCCGAGATGCGCCGCGTGACGAAGCCCGGCGGCCGCGTGATGGTGCTGGAATTCTCGAAAGTCTGGGATCCGCTGAAAAAAGCGTACGATCTGTATTCTTTCAAAGTATTACCGTGGCTTGGCGACAAATTCGCGAAAGATGCTGAAAGTTATCGGTATCTTGCTGAATCTATCCGGATGCACCCCGATCAGGACACGCTGAAGACGATGATGGAACAAGCGGGCCTCGATGCCGTCAAATATTACAATTTGTCAGGTGGCGTGGTAGCTTTACACATGGGAGCCAAGTACTAA
- a CDS encoding gamma-butyrobetaine hydroxylase-like domain-containing protein produces the protein MSGLTSTTPIPSGVVVHAVSRVLELQYPNGDSFRIPFELMRVYSPSAEVRGHGPGQETLQTGKREVTITALEGVGNYALQPTFSDGHSTGIYSWDFLYELATQQDALWRDYFDKLKAAGVERDAPMQAASASHGHCH, from the coding sequence ATGAGCGGTTTGACTTCCACGACGCCGATTCCGTCCGGCGTCGTCGTGCACGCGGTATCGCGCGTGCTCGAATTGCAGTACCCGAACGGCGACAGTTTCCGGATTCCGTTCGAGCTGATGCGCGTGTATTCGCCGTCGGCCGAGGTGCGCGGCCATGGGCCCGGCCAGGAGACGCTGCAGACGGGCAAGCGCGAAGTGACGATCACCGCGCTCGAGGGCGTCGGCAACTACGCGCTGCAGCCGACGTTCTCCGACGGCCATTCGACCGGCATCTACTCGTGGGATTTCCTGTACGAGCTGGCGACGCAGCAGGACGCGCTGTGGCGCGACTATTTCGACAAACTGAAGGCGGCGGGCGTCGAGCGCGACGCCCCGATGCAGGCGGCCTCCGCGTCGCACGGCCACTGCCACTGA
- a CDS encoding HIT family protein gives MECVFCREDGGEVLWQDDAVRVVLATGEHEYPGFCRVIWGAHVAEFSDLGEPERAHLMRVVYAVERAVRRVMQPNKVNLASLGNMVPHMHWHVIPRFSNDAHFPQPVWAPRQRSVSEALLRSRAAQASLLHNAVREEIQRMTDSRQL, from the coding sequence ATGGAATGCGTGTTTTGCCGTGAAGACGGCGGCGAAGTGCTCTGGCAGGACGATGCGGTGCGTGTCGTCCTCGCGACGGGCGAGCACGAGTACCCGGGCTTCTGCCGGGTGATCTGGGGTGCGCACGTGGCCGAATTCTCCGATCTCGGCGAACCTGAGCGGGCCCATTTGATGCGCGTGGTTTACGCGGTCGAGCGGGCCGTGCGCCGCGTGATGCAGCCGAACAAGGTGAATCTCGCGAGCCTCGGCAACATGGTGCCGCACATGCACTGGCACGTGATCCCGCGCTTTTCCAACGACGCACACTTCCCGCAGCCCGTATGGGCGCCGCGCCAGCGCAGCGTGTCCGAGGCGCTGTTGCGCTCGCGCGCGGCGCAGGCCTCGCTGCTGCACAATGCGGTGCGCGAGGAAATTCAACGCATGACCGATTCGAGGCAGCTATGA